The following are encoded together in the Salmonella enterica subsp. enterica serovar Choleraesuis genome:
- a CDS encoding MFS transporter has protein sequence MTQSSVPARKQEALITEWHPEDTAFWQQKGHRIASRNLWISVPCLLLAFCVWMLFSAVAVNLNKVGFNFSTDQLFMLTALPAVSGALLRVPYSFMVPILGGRRWTALSTGILIIPCLWLGFAVQDPKTPYSVFVIISLLCGFAGANFASSMANISFFFPKEKQGGALGINGGLGNMGVSVMQLVAPFAVSVSMFAMFGGTGFQLSDGSMLFLENAAWVWVLPLAIFTLAAWFGMNDLATSKASLREQLPVLKRGHLWILSLLYLATFGSFIGFSAGFAMLSKTQFPDINVMHFAFFGPFVGALARSIGGAISDRLGGIRVTLVNFILMAVFSALLFMTLPAAGQSGNFIAFFGVFLMLFLTAGLGSGSTFQMIAVIFRKLTMDKVKAAGGSDEDAMREAATDTAAALGFISAIGAIGGFFIPKAFGTSLEMTGSPAGAMKVFLVFYIVCVAVTWLVYGRKSSR, from the coding sequence ATGACTCAGTCTTCTGTACCAGCGCGCAAGCAGGAAGCGCTTATTACTGAATGGCATCCGGAAGATACGGCATTCTGGCAACAGAAAGGGCATCGCATTGCCAGCCGCAACCTCTGGATTTCCGTTCCTTGCCTGTTACTCGCCTTCTGCGTTTGGATGTTGTTCAGCGCGGTGGCGGTTAATTTAAATAAAGTTGGTTTTAACTTCTCCACCGATCAGCTGTTTATGCTGACAGCACTGCCCGCCGTTTCCGGGGCGCTGCTGCGGGTACCTTACTCATTTATGGTGCCAATTCTCGGCGGACGTCGCTGGACTGCACTGAGTACTGGTATTCTGATTATTCCTTGCCTGTGGCTGGGTTTTGCCGTTCAGGATCCGAAAACTCCATACAGTGTTTTCGTCATTATCTCTTTGCTGTGCGGCTTTGCTGGCGCTAACTTTGCCTCCAGCATGGCGAATATCAGCTTCTTCTTCCCGAAAGAGAAACAGGGCGGCGCGTTGGGCATCAACGGCGGTCTTGGCAACATGGGCGTAAGCGTAATGCAGCTGGTGGCGCCTTTTGCTGTCTCTGTTTCCATGTTCGCTATGTTTGGCGGCACCGGGTTCCAGCTCAGCGATGGCAGCATGCTGTTCCTTGAGAATGCGGCCTGGGTTTGGGTATTGCCACTGGCTATATTCACGCTGGCAGCGTGGTTCGGTATGAACGACCTTGCCACTTCAAAAGCCTCTTTGCGCGAGCAGTTGCCGGTGCTTAAACGCGGCCATCTGTGGATCCTTAGCCTGCTTTATCTGGCAACCTTTGGCTCTTTTATCGGTTTTTCCGCCGGGTTTGCCATGCTGTCGAAGACACAGTTCCCAGATATCAACGTCATGCACTTTGCGTTCTTTGGGCCGTTCGTCGGTGCGCTGGCGCGCTCGATTGGGGGGGCTATCTCTGACCGCCTGGGCGGTATTCGGGTAACGCTGGTGAACTTCATCCTGATGGCGGTATTTAGTGCGCTGCTGTTTATGACTCTGCCGGCGGCGGGTCAGAGTGGTAACTTCATTGCGTTCTTTGGCGTATTCCTGATGCTGTTCCTGACCGCAGGTCTCGGCAGTGGTTCTACTTTCCAGATGATTGCGGTGATTTTCCGTAAGCTCACCATGGATAAAGTGAAAGCCGCAGGCGGTAGTGATGAAGATGCAATGCGTGAAGCTGCCACCGATACCGCAGCTGCGCTGGGCTTTATTTCCGCTATCGGCGCTATTGGCGGCTTCTTTATCCCGAAAGCGTTTGGTACTTCACTGGAAATGACCGGCTCCCCGGCGGGTGCGATGAAGGTATTCCTGGTGTTCTACATCGTTTGTGTGGCGGTGACCTGGCTGGTATACGGACGTAAATCGTCTCGTTAA
- the narX gene encoding histidine kinase translates to MFRRLLTPLTLANQLVLIVLLLALSGLAGMGLAGWLAQGIQGSAHAINIAGSLRMQSYRLLAEVPLSKADHSLIAAMEENLSSDELLKAAERDKRVNDLHELRMYWQQSLRPSLLDARHQDQVRNEIGLFVGQIDRLVSAFDHATELSIQRMVLLQKVLATLMVLILIFTIVWLRRRLLNPWRQLLGMAHAVGQRDFSQRVCLRGHDEMATLSQAFNSMSGELATSYAVLEQHVAEKTARLALKNEMLRFLYEASRRLHLTLPIAERIAPIFNELEQFTALHAMTLRVYETEDEERYPELTLSRDSDESTLNNGYRTLKWRLVDGDRQYGLVLALMPADAILTQDQQQVVDTLMEQITSTLVQERQTERQQQLMVMEERATIARELHDSIAQSLSCMKMQVSCLQMQDSGLPEASKALLGQIREQINTSWRQLRELLTTFRLKLTEPGLRPALESSCQEFSEKMGVPVLLDYHLPPRRVPSHQAIHVVQVVREALNNSYKHAACSQAGVTVSQINQHIRVCIWDNGRGFDGAERNNHYGLVIMRDRTQSLRGDFNINARPGGGTEVIINFIPDQQPLSRITGENNESSRSGDDLTDR, encoded by the coding sequence ATGTTCAGACGCTTGCTCACACCGCTTACGCTTGCTAATCAGCTGGTTTTAATCGTCCTGCTCCTGGCGCTGTCTGGCCTTGCGGGGATGGGGCTGGCCGGATGGCTAGCGCAAGGCATTCAGGGCAGCGCTCACGCTATTAATATCGCCGGATCGCTGCGAATGCAAAGCTATCGCCTGCTGGCTGAGGTGCCGCTCAGCAAAGCGGATCACTCTTTGATAGCAGCGATGGAAGAAAACTTATCCAGCGATGAACTGCTAAAGGCCGCAGAGCGGGATAAGCGAGTCAACGATCTGCATGAGCTGCGGATGTACTGGCAACAGTCGCTGCGCCCTAGCCTGCTGGATGCCAGGCATCAGGATCAGGTTCGCAATGAGATAGGATTATTTGTCGGGCAGATAGACCGCCTGGTCAGTGCCTTCGACCACGCAACGGAACTCAGCATTCAGCGTATGGTATTGCTGCAAAAAGTACTCGCCACACTGATGGTCTTGATACTGATATTCACCATCGTCTGGTTACGCAGGCGGCTACTGAATCCCTGGCGACAGTTACTGGGAATGGCGCATGCGGTTGGCCAGCGCGATTTTAGCCAGCGCGTCTGTCTGCGAGGACACGATGAAATGGCCACCCTGAGCCAGGCGTTTAACAGTATGTCCGGGGAACTGGCAACGAGTTATGCGGTGCTGGAACAGCATGTGGCTGAGAAAACGGCGCGCCTGGCATTAAAAAATGAAATGCTGCGTTTTCTCTACGAAGCCAGCCGCCGCCTGCATTTGACCTTGCCTATCGCTGAACGTATTGCGCCCATATTCAATGAGCTGGAGCAGTTCACCGCCTTGCATGCCATGACGCTGCGTGTTTATGAAACCGAAGACGAGGAGCGCTATCCGGAACTGACGCTCAGTCGCGACTCTGATGAGTCTACGCTCAACAATGGCTACCGAACTTTGAAGTGGCGGCTGGTAGATGGTGATCGTCAATACGGACTGGTGCTGGCGCTGATGCCAGCAGATGCCATCCTGACCCAGGACCAACAACAGGTTGTCGATACCCTGATGGAGCAGATTACCTCGACACTGGTTCAGGAACGCCAAACCGAGCGTCAGCAACAGTTAATGGTAATGGAAGAACGCGCCACTATTGCCCGGGAGCTGCATGATTCCATCGCCCAATCATTGTCATGTATGAAAATGCAAGTCAGTTGCCTGCAAATGCAGGATAGCGGACTGCCGGAAGCCAGCAAAGCGCTGCTCGGTCAAATTCGCGAACAGATTAATACCTCCTGGCGTCAGCTTCGCGAGTTACTGACGACTTTCCGCCTAAAACTGACTGAGCCAGGACTGCGACCTGCTCTGGAAAGCAGTTGTCAGGAGTTCAGTGAAAAAATGGGCGTGCCGGTACTGCTCGATTACCATTTGCCGCCGCGCCGGGTACCTTCCCACCAGGCCATTCACGTGGTGCAGGTGGTACGCGAAGCCCTAAATAATAGTTACAAACATGCAGCCTGTAGCCAGGCTGGCGTGACAGTGTCACAAATTAATCAGCACATCAGAGTCTGTATCTGGGATAATGGCCGTGGATTCGATGGTGCAGAACGCAACAATCACTACGGGTTAGTGATTATGCGTGACCGCACCCAAAGTCTGCGCGGCGACTTCAATATCAACGCCCGCCCCGGAGGCGGTACCGAAGTTATAATAAATTTCATTCCCGACCAGCAGCCTCTGAGTCGTATTACAGGAGAAAACAATGAGTCATCAAGAAGCGGCGACGATCTTACTGATAGATGA